The DNA window CATTGCGCTGAGCTGTCTGGTAAACATAACGAGATCATCATTTTTGACTCGATTTGCGCCAAGAAAATCAAAAAAACTGAATGACGATTTATGCGTCGAACCCTCTTTAAGACTGATTGGTTTTAGGTCCTGTTTTGCAAGCATAGCAAGCGCACTTGTGCGATCCTGTGCATCGAAAGCTCCTGTGGCTACTTTGCCCTGTGAATTTGTCGCCGTATATAGGTAGTTGGGCATGGTGGGCTATTCCCTTGTCACTCTCAGGACTTCTTCAAGTGTTGTATTGCCACGTAGTGACTTCACAAGCCCATCAGTTTGCATTGTGATCATACCTTCAGAAATTGCTTGGTCTTGCAGCTGATTGCTTGTGGCATTGGCTACGATCATTTGTTGTACCGGTATGCTGACGCCTAATACCTCATAAATTCCGATGCGCCCCTTATAGCCCGTGTGGCTACATTCATCACACCCTTCAGGGTTGGCCTTCCAGAGGGCAACTACTGTTTGTTCACTGGTACCCATGGGGGTGTCGCCACCCACTTTTTGATCAACAGCTTGCTGTTCAAGCTCATGAATATGAGCGAACGTTTCACCTTGGCGGAGATTGAATAGCTTGACTAGTTCATCGATTTCTGTTTGCGTAGGCGTGTGCTGCTGGCGACATACCATGCATAGTCGGCGCACTAAGCGCTGACCAACGACTGCTTTTACGGTACTGGCAATTAGGAAAGGTTCGACGCCCATATCGAGGAGGCGCGGCAAGCATGTTGCGGCATTGTTGGTGTGAAGGGTGCTAAAAACCAAGTGACCAGTGAGCGCTGCCTGTACACCAAGATTAGCCGTTTCGCCATCGCGGATCTCTCCCACCATGATAATATTTGGGTCTTGGCGTAAGAGGGCACGTAGACCGTTTGCAAAAGTCATACCAGCTTTGGGGTTGGTCTGTGTCTGGTTCACACCGGGAATTTTATATTCAACTGGGTCCTCGATGGTCGATATATTCACATTGGGACGATTGAGCATCGTTAAGATACTAAAGAGTGAAGTCGATTTACCACTTCCGGTCGGTCCAGTAACGAGTACCATACCATTTGGTTCGGAGATAGCTTCCGAAACTATTGCCAGCGAGTGTCCCCAATAACCGAGGTCGCTTAGCGTTACTGCTTGGTTGGATTCATCGAGAATACGCAGCACAACTTTTTCACCATCCGCGATAGGGAGTGTACTGACGCGAAGCGCGTACTGTTTGCCCGCGACTTTAATTTTGAAGCGACCATCCTGTGGTACGCGGCGTTCGTCAATTTTTAGATTGGACAAGATTTTAATGCGGCTGACGAGCGCACCCAGCACATTGCGCGGTAGCTGGTTGACTTCGTTTAATACACCGTCAATACGGTAGCGGATCTGTACAAAGCTTTCGCGTGGCTCGATATGAATGTCGGATGCCTG is part of the Candidatus Saccharibacteria bacterium genome and encodes:
- a CDS encoding type II/IV secretion system protein; the encoded protein is MRISDDTLVKLLKNGGIATNEQLDALKQESTRLNKALQDEVIEKQIIDEPALKKLFANYADIPYVEIDPRDIPQDVLNRIPERIARQYNAIIFQIDDDGLIHLAMDDPDDVQAVSFIQKEIGENTRIYIASQENILQCLENYRGDVNEELNEVIDIQREDDGTAQQVTEAEVAEDSPIAQTVNLLLEYAIRSQASDIHIEPRESFVQIRYRIDGVLNEVNQLPRNVLGALVSRIKILSNLKIDERRVPQDGRFKIKVAGKQYALRVSTLPIADGEKVVLRILDESNQAVTLSDLGYWGHSLAIVSEAISEPNGMVLVTGPTGSGKSTSLFSILTMLNRPNVNISTIEDPVEYKIPGVNQTQTNPKAGMTFANGLRALLRQDPNIIMVGEIRDGETANLGVQAALTGHLVFSTLHTNNAATCLPRLLDMGVEPFLIASTVKAVVGQRLVRRLCMVCRQQHTPTQTEIDELVKLFNLRQGETFAHIHELEQQAVDQKVGGDTPMGTSEQTVVALWKANPEGCDECSHTGYKGRIGIYEVLGVSIPVQQMIVANATSNQLQDQAISEGMITMQTDGLVKSLRGNTTLEEVLRVTRE